Proteins from a single region of Aureibacter tunicatorum:
- a CDS encoding WbqC family protein: MKENNLVIDLQYLPPIEYFFTIAEYTHVYFDLTERYQKQSYRNRCRILMSNKIMDLTIPIEKGNKKPVIQHAKIDYKEKWHLTHWRSLQTAYGKSPFFEYYSFYFEKILAKKHEKLVDLNIELINLICKLLQIESSLHLITKSEDFPDSFDDFRSKIHPKKESSNANFSASPYQQVFGEKFVKNLSTVDLIFCEGTNSSEVLRKSILQM, encoded by the coding sequence ATGAAAGAAAATAATTTGGTCATAGATCTGCAGTATTTACCACCTATAGAATACTTTTTCACTATCGCCGAATACACCCACGTATACTTTGACCTAACTGAGAGATACCAAAAACAATCTTATAGAAACAGATGTCGAATACTTATGTCCAACAAAATCATGGACTTGACTATTCCGATTGAAAAAGGTAATAAAAAGCCTGTAATACAACATGCCAAAATTGATTACAAAGAGAAATGGCATTTGACACATTGGAGATCTTTGCAAACTGCTTACGGCAAATCACCTTTTTTTGAGTACTACAGCTTTTACTTTGAAAAAATCTTAGCAAAAAAGCATGAAAAGTTAGTGGATTTGAACATTGAATTGATTAATTTAATATGTAAATTATTACAAATAGAGAGCAGTCTTCATTTGATAACAAAAAGTGAAGATTTTCCAGATTCCTTTGATGATTTCAGGTCAAAAATTCATCCTAAAAAGGAATCTTCAAATGCCAATTTTTCAGCATCTCCATACCAACAAGTCTTTGGAGAGAAATTTGTTAAGAACTTGAGTACCGTGGATCTCATTTTTTGCGAGGGAACAAACAGTTCGGAAGTTTTGAGAAAATCAATCCTTCAAATGTAG